The following proteins come from a genomic window of Macaca fascicularis isolate 582-1 chromosome 8, T2T-MFA8v1.1:
- the CLDN23 gene encoding claudin-23: protein MRTPVVMTLGMVFAPCGLLFNLTSTLAPGWRLVKGFLDQPVDVELYQGLWDMCREQSSSERECGQQDKCGYFEAQPVLVARALMVTSLAVTVLGLLLASLGVRCWQDVPNFVLAGLSGVVLFVAGLLSLIPVSWYNHFLRDRDVLPAPASQVTVQVSYSLVLGYLGSCLLLLGGFSLALSFAPWCKERRKAPSAGPRRSSVSTIQVEWPEPELTPAIKYYSDGQHRPPPAQHRKPKPKVGFPMPRPPPKAYTNSVDVLAGEGWEAAQSQDSTSCSSHPCDSTLPCDSDL from the coding sequence ATGCGGACGCCGGTGGTGATGACGCTGGGCATGGTGTTCGCGCCCTGCGGGCTGCTGTTCAACCTGACCAGCACGCTGGCGCCCGGCTGGCGGCTGGTGAAGGGCTTCCTGGACCAGCCAGTGGACGTGGAGTTGTACCAGGGCCTGTGGGACATGTGTCGCGAGCAGAGCAGCAGCGAGCGCGAGTGCGGCCAGCAGGACAAGTGTGGCTACTTCGAGGCCCAGCCCGTGTTGGTGGCGCGGGCACTCATGGTCACCTCGCTGGCCGTCACGGTCCTGGGGCTGCTGCTGGCGTCGTTGGGCGTGCGCTGCTGGCAGGACGTGCCCAACTTCGTGCTGGCCGGACTCTCGGGCGTCGTGCTCTTCGTCGCCGGCCTCCTCAGCCTCATACCCGTGTCCTGGTACAACCACTTCTTGAGGGACCGCGACGTCCTGCCCGCCCCGGCCAGCCAGGTCACGGTGCAGGTCAGCTACAGCCTGGTGCTGGGCTACCTGGGCAGCTGCCTGCTGCTGCTGGGCGGCTTCTCGCTGGCGCTCAGCTTCGCGCCCTGGTGCAAGGAGCGCCGCAAGGCGCCCTCCGCCGGGCCTCGCCGCAGCAGCGTCAGCACCATCCAAGTGGAGTGGCCCGAGCCCGAGCTGACGCCCGCCATCAAGTACTACAGCGACGGCCAGCACCGACCGCCGCCTGCCCAGCACCGCAAGCCCAAGCCCAAGGTCGGCTTCCCCATGCCCCGGCCGCCGCCAAAGGCCTACACCAACTCGGTGGACGTCCTCGCCGGCGAGGGGTGGGAGGCGGCCCAGTCCCAGGACTCTACCTCGTGCAGCAGCCACCCCTGCGACAGCACGCTGCCCTGCGACTCCGACCTCTAG